The segment TGagataaagcaaagcaaaacaatcGAAAAAAGAACCAATCAATTCCGTCTagccgttcttgagtttatcTATGACATACAAACACCATCTTGGTTTTATTATAATAGACGGGCATAAATTATTAAATAAAACAGCCATCTTATAATCAACCGCACGCCGGTTGTACTCCAAGTCATTTCATATACTGTTTATTGCAACGTTATCATGGGTAAACTTAGATTACAACTTTCATAGTTTATGCTGGTAAGGAAATAACTAGatcaaaaaatcatcttttccaTCGCAATCAAATTCAGGTGACTTTTACTAAGAACTTCTTCATTCAGTTAAGACATCCAATGGCGTTAACATTacatttattcaattttcataTATTTATCTAATGCCTGCCGTGCCCGTGACCATGTCCGTGACCGTGACCGTGACCATGACTTTGACCATGGCCGCCATGTCCCTGGCGTCCTCCTGTGAACAGTGTAACAGTTTTGGTTGATAAATCGCTTTCGTCTGTCTAGATTACTTACCTCCATAAGCTTGGGCTCCGTGGCTTCCGAAACCTGGGCCTACTCCACCGTGCCCACCAACTTGTCCATGTCCGAAACCACCCCCGAATCCTTGTTGTCCATGTCCATGCTGCGCGCTGGTCAGCGCAACAATTGCAACCAGGAGCGCAAGAAGCTAATGTTTTGATTGAAAGGTATTCTAAATTAATTTTATGGCAAAGTAATTGACTGCATATTGTAGAATAAATAGAATAGTTAATACGATGTTGATGATATGTATTGTGATAGCATAATATTTTTACGAGCTTTATCAGACATATATGATATATCATAATGCAAATCTTGGAGTGAGAATTACATACTTCGACACATGAATGGTTGAATACCAAACTTTGAAAACAAATATTCAATAGGAAGTTAAACATTTGAATGGCTGAAGTATACTAAATAGAAGTGAAAGAATATTTtacctttagtttttttttgtttttttttttttgcttgattatagtcactttaaccagcttgggtcatttgtgacatctgcggggttgagatttgaacccagggtcctcggcgtgagaggcgtgaatgctaaccactacgccgggatcgACCCTTTTTACCTTTAGTGTCGACTTTCACAAGTGGCAATAAATATTTAATCGAGAATCATCGCAGATGAGGGAGAATTACTTTTGCTTCATAAACTCTAGTCGATTTAACTCAATAGTATGAGCGTATTTTGCATATTGTTGGTTAAATATATCAATCCAGTATGCTtcgagaaaaactgaaaaaaatctaGACGGAAAAACTGGGTCTTCGATTGGTTCGGGAATCGAAATCGATTTTACTGCCGGAAGAGCTACCTGATCAATGTCGCTAAATTACCGAGCATATGTTAAAACCGTTTTATCTATTTCTTTAGTACCATTTGATATTCAAGCAATTTAGTTTCAATTGCAATTATTGAATGAATAAGCCTTAAAGGTATTCACGTGTTTAGCAAACATTTTTGGATTGAAATTTAAAGGGTTGTGAAAAACCTTAGAAAATTAATGCTATTACTATCATATCATGTAGATGTAGACTGTAGTCAaatgaagaaataaataaatgtaaatgtcattaaatcattaaattgaATGTTggcaattctacaaatgtccgaCATACAACCTTTTCCAGTATGTTGCTTAGCTGAGTTGGTACAGTTGGTACATTATTATGTACCTAGTATTAAGAATTGAATGTCTAAAATGTTTAAAGGGTTTAAAATTGATTCACGTTTTTATTCACAAAATAGCAAGTCTTCACAAGTCagatgtaaatttaaaactctaCTTTTTTCATAAAGGCACCTAGCACAATCACTGTGTAAACTATTCTTAAAATTTCTCAACGAGACCTATTGTGTCGAATAAGAATCATCTTACTCAATCAACCTCACTGTTCTGTTCTCAGATGCGGCTGAACAGGTTTGGGACTGATTGTATGTCGTCACAGAATTACTCAGATTGTGCATGCCACATAAAATAAGTTTAACACTTTTATCAAGTCATCGTCGTTTACGCAATTTCTTTGCGTATATACACCATAAACATATAATGAAGTGaatttaaaaaatgtatgtttcgcACCAGTATGATGCTAGAAGTTTAAAGGAAAAATTTCGTGTTTAGGCCATTTAAGTAGAatacaaaaattataaataatattgATTAAAAATTTTCTGGTTAAGTAACACGGTACACTACTTAATATAACGCAACAAAAACTAAGATTTAATTAAGATTATGCGTGATTTTGGTTTATGTTCGACTTTTAAAACAAATAACTGTTTAGATGCTGTTGCGATAAACATTTTCTTCATATTCCTACCATAATAAACTTTGCCATTGTTAGtaaatttccgaaaaactaCACGAAACACTTCTAATTACTGCAAATTTTAGATGCGTACTGATGCTGATTCTATGTCGGAACTCGTCTTTTATACGGCCGGCCGGCTTATTTTTCATCAACTCGGTGAATTTCGTGGTTATTCTAGTATTTGGCGCGCTGGTACGGAAGAACATCTCAATAACATGCCGTATTCGAAAAAGTACGCTGTTATTCCACTCATCgttccgaaatattttgatTGTCTTTACCCGGCTCGCCTAAAGAGTGCCGTGGTCAataatgttatcaaaaatttgTCTAGCTTTGGCTACATGGCAAGTGGCTTTGGCAATGGTTGACGGCTTTGGTTCCAGTTTTTGCCGACATGCTTCGAcgatgttttgtttacaaacagcCGAACTTCGTAAGATAACCCCACGTTGTTCTGCACACAAGCAAACTATGCTTCTAGCGATCATCATTGTTTGATGATTTGTCCATGATCGTCATAAAGTAAACCCCACGGTAGGTAAATATTATACTGTCACTTGAATTTTAGTTTCAGGAAGATTTCTGCTATGCACTCATTTCAGAGTGTGCATTTAGCTTCAAATCTTCAAACAAATATCTTGAAAGTCTGACTCCTGCTTGTGAACGACTTTAGAGCAAATTTAGCACACATAACACAGTAATAGTTTATCGAAGTTGGGAGTAGGTACTTAGATACTCTTCTAACAAAGTAATTGAAACACATTTTTTATGCATACAGTGATATACGAAAGAATATGACCACAAAAGTAttcaagaaaatttaatttcaatccgTTAAACATTTGCGACGTCACACGCACGTTTCTAGCGGTATGTCAGAGCGATTGTAGAAGGAACGCGAAACTTGGAACGccgcgtttttttttcaaaactgttTTCTTAAAGTCGGcgagcaagatttctcgaaaacggctgaaccgattcaCTTTAACTTTTAACATAaactttttaatatttttttcttaaattttatcGTATGTTTTTCTCCACCGATAGaaatttttccttttattttttgacaatttaGTTCATgtcaaaaataaactttttgtaTTTGACAAGCTGCTATTCggtcaaaaattattatttcgcTAATTCCTTCGATCAATTAGGGTAAGGGCACTATAATTCGACCTATGAAACCAACGCATGGCTAACAAAATGCAATATATCGAGGGTTgtttaaattgatgaatttaatgcaaaaaaaaaaaataactgcaacatttctgtaatataaattggtattatttttttattaaactaaaccgtaaaccttttttgtagactatttcaattacgcttctcctttgaatgaatagatggaaaatgtttgaaacgCAATCTTGGAAAACGCctgaaatcatacaattactttcgggtctggttcaggtatcaggtatcagcatctttggctcgagcagcacgttcctcccaatcatgtggaagatttgtgccttgcccatcttgcccgtgtcatcatttacctgatgaggacgggaaggaaaacagaaggaataggaaggggtggatgaggaatttggacaaacacaaacatatatataccgagagatttttgtacccccgaagggatactgcaatccttggtagttaacttatcaatagtacaccccctggggggtatactcatgataaataagagcttatagctcaataccgctttcggtaaggaacatcaaaatgtctcgtaattttagtttcctaaaatccgattcatttaagacgtaggatccaaagatcctatgacgcaattgtgctactgcaggacagttgaaAATTAcatgatatggtgtaccgtagtcggattcacataaatcaCAATGagacgattcagctcgctgaatcgtagccgtatgataatttagtctacAGTGaccagtgatctgacaagaatactgcaatttacctttgagtgttgcaaaagaaatttcgcaaccttcccacaaggcttaacaataaaccttttcgtttgacgacaagtttttTCCCAAtcacgtacatgttcagatgaaaaccaagatcgaatcttttgtattattcaacatgccgcaattggtaaagcaggttccggtccgaaaatcgacttttctgctccagatcttgctagttcatcagcccattcatttccggttataccagaatggccaggaacccaaaccagatgaacggcatttagaatgcttagttcttctaattgggtgtggcaggcgatgactgttttagatttagaattagccgcacaaagggcttttatagcggcttgactgtcagaacagaagtagataatcttgcctatcagttctttctgaagtgcaaactgagctccgcacataattgcaaagatttcagcttgaaaaacggtgcagtaactaccccacgaataggattcctccaattctagctcacggcagtaaacaccagcacccgcgcgaccttcgtacaaggaaccatcggtataacagaccacatagtcggaaattttcctttccatgtagcctgacatccaatcctctctaggagggaagtcacttgagaaagtcctatacgggaaagtacgcatgagcgttacatcgctaggagcaagggcaaacttgtcctcagcaacaatttgcgaccacaatcgagtatgaccagtggaaccgtccacagactgccaaaggccaatcgcgtgtagtcgataagcacatattagtgcctcttgcttcaggtggaagtgtagaggtttaatattgaaaatagcttctagggcggcagtaggagttgtagtaaatgcaccagacattgccattaaacacatcctttgaagatgatttagctttgtctggacagtcacaacttcccctctctgccaccatacaagacaaccatacgccagtattggtctgacaacgaccgtgtataaccagtgtatgtatttgggtttaagcccccaagagttgccaattgctcgtctacattgcccaaaggccatgcacgcttttttaattcggaagtcaatatttgtggaccagtcaagcttggagttgagaatcaaccccacgtacttcacttcgtccataacatcaacatccgaatcgtaaaagcgcagagcgcgagctccattggtatttctacgtcttgaaaataagacgatagatgttttgctcggatttaccgaaagtgcagtttcttggcaccacgtttccacgacgcgtagtgcctgctgcattaagtcaaataatgtgcttatgcactttccaactactaggatgagatagtcatccgcaaaaccatatgacggataacctagaccattgagtttcctcaataggccgtccgccacaaggttccataaaagaggcgagagaacgccaccttgtggacatccacaaacactttgcttccaaatgcttacttgccgtaaggacgaaaaaagcaatcggttactaagcatttgttctatccactttatgattattgaaggcacattatgataacgagcagcctccaaaatggatgcgaaagatacgttatcaaacgcgccttcaatatccaaaaaagttcctaagcaagattccttttgtgaaaaagcaacctcaattttatccaccacatcatgtaataaagtggttgtagatttgccactttgataagcatgttgtgctgaatgaatgtggtgatcaacaatccgctcaagtgatttaagcaagaatgacgttagactgattggtctaaaactttttgcttgctcgtatgtcgcgcgtccacctttaggaatgaacttaatggttatttcacgccattgaggtgggatgtacccaatagcaatactacacacaaacatccttctcagaatgtgtttgaagtacttgaatcctttctgcagtagaatagggtatattccatctgttccaggagatttgtatggagagaagctgttcacggcccactcaatcgcttcagttgtgacaagtctccgagcaaaagcccatgagtctaagccacctaaaacgatttctggatcgtttcgaacttcaggttccacacagcccggaaagtgactataaaagagacattccaggatttcattgtcattcgaacagtattcaccgttcgaacttcgaatgttattaacctgataatctttcgattttgacagtattttattaagtcgacttgcctcgccgaaactggaaacgttgctacagaacctgtgccagctcgtgcgtgctgaagaccgtagagcctttgcataggttttccgggcctgcttgaaaggctccacgccatccctccgacgtctattccaggctctcctgcatcgtttctttagttccgcgagatgagagtttcaccacggtgttcctctagtcgttttaatagtttttagcgggcaagctacttcaaaagattccgcaataaaagatgttgtgacatctacagccacatccaagtcgatcgatgactcaatcgtcggttcgaatccttgaaatttcgtcgccagttcctcctcaaagagttcccagtcagaaaatctcggattgcgaaaggttgcagcgttcaaggagacacccaaatgatcaaaatatataaagcaatgatcagatattggtgtctcatttgaaacatgccattgtgccaactcatgactgatcctgttagagcagagtgttatatctaacacttcctctctaccagctcgt is part of the Sabethes cyaneus chromosome 2, idSabCyanKW18_F2, whole genome shotgun sequence genome and harbors:
- the LOC128736055 gene encoding holotricin-3-like; amino-acid sequence: MAKFIMLLALLVAIVALTSAQHGHGQQGFGGGFGHGQVGGHGGVGPGFGSHGAQAYGGGRQGHGGHGQSHGHGHGHGHGHGHGRH